The genomic segment CCAAATATCTCCGACTGCGTTGACTACCGCTAGTGCCGCTACAATAGGTCCGCCAGGGATTTGCCATGCGGCGGTTCCCACTCCGCCTTTCATTGGCCTGCCGTAAATTTTACCTACAGTTGCCCCTGCCCCAGCACCTACGCTTCCTTCCGCTACCGGTCCGGAATTCGCCTGTTGGCTGGCGGCATAACCCATCGCAGCATCGGGTCTGCGGGAACCTTTCGCGTAGATCAGATCGAAGATGACCGCCCCTGGGACTGTAGGAAGCGGTCCTGCCTCGGTTTGAGCACCGTACCCATGTTCGGCAAGCCAGTTCATTACGCCTGCTGCCGCAGCAAGACCGAAATTACTGCCGCCTGTGAGGAGAATTCCTTGTACAACCTCTGTAGCTGTACCTGGGCGGATCGCATCGGTTTGTATCGTTCCTGGAAACCCTCCTCGTACATCAACACCGGGAACAGCCCCTTCGGGGTACAAAACTACGGTGCACCCCGTACGACGGCTTTTATCCTCAGAATGGCCTACAAGAATGCCGGGAACGTTTGTCAGCCCTCCTTCAAGTTGGATCGGCGAATGTTTTCCAATCAGGCGGTCTGTACTGGGACCAATCGGCTGACAGAGGATTTTTGGGCTGTATTTTCTAATGGTTTTTATACGATGAAAAGCATTTGCTTCATATAAAATACGGTATGTTTTGCGTGTGTTAACGAGAGCTAATCGAATATTTTTCACAGCAAGTCTAGTTCTCCGATGTCGTACAGCCACCTTGGCTCTTCGCAGGTCTTGTATGGCAGCGTTCAAATTTCTGACGCATTTTATTTGCCTTGAATGACGCAAGCCGACCCCTCCTCTTACCTGACTAGGTTTATTAAAGGGTATGTCAGCCCTCTTTGTATTGAATAGGCAAAACGAAACGGTCATTCGCACATTTTGAAAAAGACTACAATGAATTGATAGAGTATACGTAGTGCAATAAAATATTTATGGAAACAAGATATTATGATGGTTTTCAACGGTTTCCTAAAACAGCTACCCTCACCTGCAAAATCTCCAGAACCTCTTTCGGCACCTTTCTAACCTTGATGTCATCACCTAGAAAAAGCAGCCAATTTGTCATTTCAGCCAATTCCTCCGCATGATGAACATTGATAAATGTTTTTAGAACAGCTGTAGTTTGATAAGGATTTGTGTATGAAATGGAAATAGGTAAGGGATAATATTTTTTGTACTGGGCAATCGCCTTTGGACCGAGTTCGAGGACCAGGTTGATGGCTTCTTCCTGCTTGCTTAGTTGTTCGACAATCGTCTTCTTGCTTATTCTTTTTTTCTCAGGGTATGGCTTGACATCGGTAAGATTGTCGACAGGAATGATCCGCCTTTTTTCCTCAGCTAAGTCAAAGCCTTCAATTTGCCATGAGCTTTTTTCACGATATAGATGCATGAGGTAAATGGGATAAGACTTTATTTCTCTTCCTTCTTCGACGGAAACCACTAAATAGCTGTCGATAAGAAGAATTTGGATGAGTTGTTCTAATGTAGGATGGGGCAGATCTGTCAGATCAAGCAGGTCGGGATTGTGGGGGTTGGTTCCTTCGAACAGCAAAATTTGATTTAACAGAACAAGATCATCCTGCTGGTTTTTCGGGATGAGGCCGAGTATTTTTTCCGCTAAAGATTGGCGACTCTTAAGATAGGGGAGTTGTTGGTTTCTTGTGGCCATAAAGGCAATAAAAAGAGCTTTAATTTCATTATCGGTAAAGCGGACGGTGGGTAGGACAGAGTTACTCATGACAAAATAACCCCCGTCCCTCCCGACTTCGGCGACAAGCGGCATTCCCATTGCCTCAATTTCTCTGACATCTCTAATCGCCGTCGAACGAGAGATGTTGAATTCTCGCATGATTTCAGAAATGGTAAAGTGGGCGCGGTTGTTGATGTACCGCATGATGATGTTAATTCGTTCAACTTTTTTCATGTGGCCCTCTAAACAGTATCATATTTTGACATGATTTAAAGCTATTATAAACGTATCAAGTAAAAAAACAAATTATTTAACTCATTCAAAAAAAGGAGTGTTGATCATGGCAGTGTATACCCTTGAGGAAAAAGAAAGCTTTATCGTTCTAGGTATTGGCACGGAGTTGAAGAGCGATTACACAGATTATGCCGGCATGAATAAGGAAAAGGAAAACTTTTGGCGGGCAGTGGAGCAGGATGGAAGGCTTAACGCTTTAAAGGCCATTGCCACGAATGACTACATTTTTGCCGTGAACGAAGCTGTAAATCACAAAATGATGTATTATGCTGGTGTCATGACAGAAGCATCGGTACCGGAAGAGCACAGAGTGATTCAATTCCCGAAGGGGCAATACCTCGTCGTTAAAGGCGAAGGAAATACGGCCGAAGAGATGAGCAATAAGCTTACAGGTATTGCCTTTGGTCAAGTCTTGCCAGAAGCCCAAATGTTTGCCTATGTTGGCGGACCCAATGCAACGGTTGAAATGGGGCAGCGAGACGGCCTCGTCTATGGTGAAATATGGATTCCCGTCGTTAGAAAATAAACGAATTCATTGGAGAGATGAGAATGTCCTATATCGTTGATTTCAAAAATGTATCTACGGCGGGATTAGAGTCTTCACCTGTAGCAGAAGCGCTAGCTGGTTTACGTGCTAATGAAGCCCGCTACTTTATGAATAAATACAAACATGAATTTACGATTGTACCCGCAAGCGAAAGTCAGGAAAACCTTGAGTATGTGAACCGCATTTTGAAAGAGCGTGATATTGCGTTTACGGCCAAACCTTTAGAAACGTCGCGTTTTCAAGTGGAAAATATCCAATTTACCTACGTCTTTTATGAAGATGGTCTTGGCATTAATGTCATGTATACGGTTGATGACCCTAAGAAGCGGGCCGTTGGTTTTAAGCTTTCTGAGGGAATGGAGGTACCAAAGGAGTTGGAAGGGAAGTTTAAGTTTGCTAGGCAGAAGTCTAAACTAGCCGGAACCATTCGGGGCTCGTTTTTTGTAATTAAAGGACAATATTAAAGTATGTAATAAATGATCCCCTCAAGGCCAACAACCTATTCGTTGTGGGCCTTGAGGGGATTTTTCATGGGCAGAATGGAGGTCTATGATCCAGGCAATTAAGTCTTGCAACCATAAGGCTTAACTAGTTTTTGGAAAGTGCTAAAGTTGAGGAATTAATAATACGCAATGTGAAAATCTGAATTAAGATGAGAAGGTGTATGACACAAAATGAAACGAAACGATAATACATTTCGACTATTATATATCTTATAGAAGTAGGACATAATACAATTTTGGAGGTGCAAGTATATGCCAAAAGTAAATAATGCTCCATATCAAAATCCTGAATTAACGATCGATAAAAGAGTTGAGGACTTAATGTCCAGAATGACACTCGAACAGAAAATTGCCCAACTCGGCTGTGTGATGTCCGTGGGTGGAACATTAGATCATTTGGATGCTCAGCTAGCCAATGGTATCGGTGAAGTGGCTGTAATGATAGGCGGCAAGACGGCGGCAGAAAATGCGGGTTTGGCAGAAAAAATTCAAAAGTATCTCTTAGAAGAAACGGATCTCGGTATTCCTGCTATCCTGCATGCTGAGGCGTTATCAGGTGGTGTGTTTGCTGAAGCAACAAATTATCCAATTGCAATTGGACTAGGCGCAACCTGGGATCCGGAAAAAGTGCAGCTCATGGGTGATGTTATCCGTAAACAGATGAAATCGATCGGATTTAGGCAAGCGCTTTCACCTGTTATGGATGTTGCGCGTGATCTGCGTTGGGGTCGAATTGGTGAAACCTACGGAGAAGACCCGACATTAATAGCTAGCTTGAGCGTCGCTTTTGTTAAAGGCATACAAGGGGATGATTTAAAAGAAGGCGTTGCCGCCACCGCCAAGCATTTCCTTGGTTATAGCATGTCCGAAGGCGCATTGAATATGGCGAGCCAGCATATAACCCGCAGGGAAATACGAGAAGTACATGCAAAGCCGTTTGAAGCTGCAATCCGAATGGCTGATCTTGCTTCGGTTATGAACTCATACGGTTCACTTGATGGTGAACCCATTGTTTCTTCCAGAGACCTGATTACAGATCTGCTAAGAGGCGAAATGGGCTTTAATGGCATCACGGTTACGGATTATATGGCGATTGAAAGACTGACGGAATCCTTCCATACCGCTGAAGATATAACAGATGCAGGGATACAATCATTGCAGGCGGGTATGGATATAGAACTACCTATGACAAAGTTCTATGGGGCTCCTTTGCGTGAAGCTGTTAAACAGGATCGCTTGTCAATTTCTGTAGTTGACCAATCGGTACGCAGAATGCTGGAGATAAAGTTTCGCCTAGGATTATTTGAAAATCCTTATCCGGATTATAAGGCAATTGAAGCTAACTACCACCAGCCGGAAGATGATGAGTTATCTTATAAGCTAGCTAAAGAATCAATTGTCCTATTAAAAAATGATAATAACCTATTACCGCTTTCCAAAGAAATTAAAAAAGTGGCAGTCATTGGACCTAATGGTGATTTGCATCGAAGCAAGTATGGGGCTTATACCTTCCCTGCAATGGTAGAAATGGGTATGAGAATGCTGGAAAATAATGATTCAAGCGGCATGGCTGGTGTAGATATCACCGAGATGAATATACAGGGCGGTTTAAAGGAATTGCCAATGCTTGAACCGATGTTGCAAGGCATGTACCCAATGTCTTCTACTGTGAAGAAAGCTATTGAGACCAAGCTTCCCGCTGCTCATGTCACTTATACCAAAGGTTGCGATATCATGGATGAAGATCGTTCAGGCTTTGAGGAAGCAATTCATCATGCTGCGGAAGCTGAGCTCGTTATTATGGTGATGGGTGCTAAAAGTGGTTGGGGACAAGGCTGCTCCATTGGTGAAGGAATTGATAGTTCAGATATTGGCCTTCCTGGTGTACAAGAGGAACTAATTAAAGCTATTCATGCAACCAATACGCCTATAATTGTCGTGCACATGAGCCCGCGGCCGCTGTGCAGTGCATGGGTAATTGAGAACATACCTGCAATTATCGAAGCCTGGCATCCAGGACAGTGATGCTCACAGGCAATATCCGACGTTCTGTTTGGCGATTATAATCCAGGAGGGAAACTTCCATTCACTAGTATTCGAAGCGCTGGTCAAGGACCATCTTACTACAGTTATCAAAAAGGCAGTGGTTACGCAACACGAGGCTTTGAGATGATGAACAATAAAAGTGGATATGTGAATGAAACAGCCAAGCCATTGTTCTGTTTCGGGCATGGCTTGTCCTATACAGATTTTAGTTATTCCGATTTCGTCATTTCTCAAGATCAGGTACCCGCTAATGGAGTGGTTGAAATCACTTGCAAGGTTACAAATGCAGGAAAATATGAAGGTGATGAGGTTGTACAGGTATATATCACCGATAAACTTGCTTCCATGGTACGTCCAAACAAGGAGCTTGTGGGATTCAAGAGAATATCGCTGCAGCCGGGGGAAAGCAAAAACGTTATTTTCACTCTGCAAATGAGCCAATTAGCATTTCTTGATAAGAAGATGAATTGGATCGTTGAAGCTGGCAAGATAGATATAATGATCGGTTCAGCTTTAGATGATATTCGTTTACAAGGTCAATTCACCATTGTGGACGGAATTACATTAGCAAATAGCAATCGGGCATTTTTCGCCGAGGGCGCCGTGGTGTAAAATTTTAAAGGCAGGATGAAGGAAGAAGGGAGGGGTGGTCTTACCCATGGAAAGCAAATACTCGTTCGAAATGATTGAGCATATTAAAGAAGCACCAATGAAGTGCTTTATCGCAGGGATCGAGCATTCCAGTCCGCATTGGCATAATGAATTTGAAGTGCTATTTCTATTAAAAGGTTCATTGGAGGTAACTTCCGAAAATAAAAAACACACGATGAAAACGGGAGATATTATTCTGTTTAATAGTAATTCAATTCATTCTATTAATTGCTTGGAACAGGATAATTATGCGTTAGTTCTGCAAATTAATCCAGCTATTTACCAGTCTGACTATGGGAAAACCACTTACTTCCGTTTCCATTTAAATTCATCTGAAATTGAACAAGCTCAAGTGAAGGACTACACACAACTCCAATCCATACTTGCCCAAATCGGCATGGAAGTGTTCATGAAAAATGACGGATTTCAATACTATATCAAATCATTGTTGTATCAGCTTGTTGGATACTTGTTCCGGCATACGCGCTATGAGCCTGCCCATAAAGCAGAATCAGAGAAGAGCAATCACGATCTTAATCAATTGAGCATGATTATTGATTATATCAATGCTAATCATCAGTTGAAAATGACATTGGATCATGCTGCTCATAGTCTAAATATGAGTATTTCGTCGCTTTGTCGGTTTTTTCGAGATAAAATGGGGATTTCTTTCGCGGAGTATTTGCATAGCGTCCGTATTAGCCATGCAAAGGAACTACTGACGGAGACCAAGCAAACGGTGCTGCATATTTCGGAAGAATGCGGATTTATGAGCTTAGCATCTTTCTATCGTTCCTTCCGTAAAGCGACAGGTACGACGCCAACAGATTATAGGGAAATGGGAGAAGCAGCATCCAAGCGTAGCCAGATTCAGATACAAGGCTATTCCATTGTAAATCCAATTATGGGTTATGAACTTCTGTCCAGCTATATGGCCAAAAGCCAGTCAAAAGGGAATTGACATGGGAATACGGTGTCTGCAACTTTAGCGGACAACCTTATTTTCACAAATGTGAAAACGCTTTCAAAAATTGTGTATTGGGGGTAATGATATGGGGACGAATAATGGGAATATCAAGATTGGCGAAAAATTCGCTTATGGGCTTGGGGATGGTGCAAACAGCGTAGTATGGGCTTCTGTTGGCGCATTCATGTTGTACTTCTTTACAGATATTGCTCATTTATCAGCAGCTGTTGCGGGTACAATTCTTCTTTGGGCGAGGGTGATTGATGGCTTTGTTGACATTCTTGTGGGTACTTTAGTGGATCGCACACAAACACGTTTTGGTAAAGCGCGCCCATGGATTTTGTGGATGGCTTTGCCGTTCGGTCTTTTTACAATTATGCTATTTAGTGTGCCAGACTTCAGCATGACAGGGAAAATCGTTTATTATTCTATTGCTTATTTTGCAGTAAATATTATTTATTCTTGTATTAATATTCCGTATGGAACCCTAAATTCGCTAATTACGCAAGACCAGCAAGAAAGACAAGTTCTTAATATTTTCAGAATGTTAACGGCTCTAATAGTGTCCCTAGTTGTTATAGTTGGAACAACAGGTTTTGTTAAAGCTTTAGGCAATGATGGCGGAGCCTGGCAACAAACATTTATTATTTATTCAGTAATTGCTGTTTTTATGTATTTTATTACTTTTTTTGGGACAAAGGAAAGAGTAAAAATCGTAACCAATACTGATACAGACACACAGGTTACTACGAAAATGAGAATTATATCTATGCTTAAAAACGAAAATATGTGGATTGTTTTTGCATTGTCTATCACAATGTTCCTTACGAACGGTATGAGCGGAATAAACATCTACTACTGCAAATATATTTTTGGCGACGAAACCAAAATGAGCCTGTTGATGCTCGCATCTTACGCACCTATTTTATTGGTTTTACCGGTAAGCGCACTATTTGTAAAAAAACTTGGTAAGCGTAACTATACATTAGTTGGCTGCTTTATCTCAATTGTTGGTTTTGTAATTATGCTGATGGCACCAGAAAACCTTAATATCATTCTCATTGGCAGTTTGATTAAAGGGATAGGTATGGGGGCACTTATGGCAACTATATTCCCAATGGTATTTGACACGATTGAATACGGCGAGTGGAAAACGGGTATTCGTGCAGAAGCCTTAACCTACAGCATGTCTAGCGTTGCTTCAAAGCTTGGCACAGCAGGCGGTGCGGCTATAATTGCTGCATTACTATCAGTTGGGGGCTATGTTGCTGGTGCAGATACGCAATCAGATTCAGCAATGCTCGCTTTTAAAGCAAGTTTTATTTATATTCAATTTGCGTTATTAATTCTTACTACCGTTCTTTTGTTTTTTTATAAACTTGACAAAATGTATCCTACTATTATGAAAGAGTTAGAAGCAAGAAAAAACGCATAGTTTAATAAATATATTTAGGGGCAAGAAGGATGCAGCGGCTTGGTGGTGTGATGGAGTTAGGCACTATAGAGATATGCTTTACCCCCTAGAGGTTAGTTCTAGGGGATTTTGTGTATTTAAAAATACAATGTTTTTCGGTCGGCTGCTCCGTTCATTTGAACAAGCCGGCTAAGAGTCTCGCAAGGATAAAGAATCACGAAGACGTTTGATATCACTTAATGGGGGCAGACCGAACATTCGAGCATATTCGCGGCTGAACTGGGAAGGGCTGTCATAGCCCACTTGGAACCCGGCATTCGCAGCTTCCGGAATATCTGAGAGCAATAATCGGCGAGCCTCCTGCAATCTTACTTGTTTTTGATATTGCATGGGGCTCATTGCAGTAACTTCTTTAAAATGAGTGTGCAAGGAAGATGCACTCATGCTTGCAGCTGTTGCCAGCTCATCAATACGCAGAGGCTTGGCGTAATCTCGGTTAATGAGAGTAATCACTTTAGCAATCCGTTGGGCACTACTGCCGCTCACGGCGAACTGCAGGATGGAAGCCCGCTGTTCATCCTTTAAAATCCGATAAAGAATTTCACGGATAATTAGAGGCGCAAGAACAGGAATATCCTGAGGCGTATCTAAAAGACGGACTAACCTCAATACAGCATCGAGAAGAGACGGGCTAGTTTTACTTACCATCAGGCCGCGGCTCGAACCTTCCTTATGATTCCATTCAAAATGGAATTCCTTGAGCATATCAACAATTTGCTCCGTATTAAAATCCAGTTGAAGACTAAGGTAAGGATGCTGTGGACTGGCTTGGATGATTTGTCCGGTAATCGGCAAATGTACGGAGGCAACCAGGTAGGACGCTGGATTATATTGATAGCTCTCTTGTCCTAGCATGATCAATTTCGATCCTTGTGCAACAATACACAAGGATGGATTATAGATCGAATAGACCGGTTGAGATTCTCCATTAGAGCGAATGAACTTCAATGAAGTAATAGCTGTAGAATGCGTTCCTTCACTATAATGATCAATAACGTACGCCAATTCTTTCTGTTGTCTAATGATCTCGCCATCCAATGTCATTTTTTATCGTCACAGGTCCCTTCCTTTGCTTTGCTTTGTTTTCAATCTTATTACGATTTGGAGTATTATGCAAGAATTCAACAGGATTCAGCTACCGGATCACCTCTCATTTGTTACATACTTGGATTACAGAAAAGCTTACTTGCGCTACAGGATATTGAAGGAATACGTTCGCAAGCAATCGCAATAAATCAAAGGAGGAATTCAAAATGGAGAAAAAAAACATTGTGGAACAACAATTCTATGTGGGTATGTGGGTTACCCAGAACGGTTACATTCGTCATGAGCTTCTGCCTGACGGACGTTACGACGAGGCCCGCGGTAATAGGAAAAGCGCCTATCAAGGCAGTTACACCATAAAAGGAGATCATATCGACTATGTAGATGATACCGGATTCACTGCTGACGGAGATTTTCGGGACGGTATTCTCTACCATGGAGGGATGATTTTTTATCGGGAAAAATAAAGGTCATATCGAGAGAGGAACTAAACAAACATGTCAAGTACGTTAAAAATTTACACCTTAGCGATTCTTAGCTTTTTAGTCGGAACATCGGAATATATCATAGCGGGTATACTGGATAAAATCGCAGAGTCAATGGGTGTCTCGGTGGTGACGGCGGGTCAGCTGATTACCGTTTTTTCGCTCGCTTACGCTTTTGGCGCACCGTTCGTGATGGCTATGACTGTCCGTATGGAACGACGAAAACTTATGCTTTACGCGCTATTCTTTTTTGTAATAGGAAATGGGCTTGCCTATGTATTGCAGGGCTATGAACTTCTTATTATATCGCGGGTCATCATGGGTGTAAGCGCAGGTGTCACAGTTGTTTCCGCACTAACGATAGCGGCCAAGGTTGCCCTGCCAGGCAAGCAAGGAAGTGCTCTTGCAGCCGTGCTTATGGGCTTTACAGCTTCCTTGATTTTCGGTGTTCCGATTGGAAGAGTTATAGCCTCTGCTTATGATTGGAAAGCCGTTTTCGGGGGAATCGCATTGGTTGGGTTACTTTCTATCATCATTATTTCGCTGACGATTCCTCGAATAGAAGGGGAAGAACCTGTACCCTTGCGTAAACAACTCGCACTGCTGAAGCAACCGAAGATGGTTATTGCTTTATCCGTTACTTTCTTCTGGATTGTGGGCTATTCCATTTTCTATTCCTACATTTCACCATTACTTATTACGGTAACTGGGATGAGCGATAGTACCTTAAGTACAGTGTTATTCGTTATTGGCATCGCCAGCTTGATCGGATCTAGGTTTGGGGGATTCGCCACGGACAAATGGGGAATTCATCGCGCACTATTCGGAGGATTATCGATTAATGGCATAGCTCTAATTATGATTGCATTAACGATTTATTCTCCGGCTATTCTGATCCCGATGTTAATCGTTTGGTCATTCGCGGTTTGGGCTCTTGGTCCTCCGCAACAATTACACTTAATTGCACTCGCTCCTGATTCTGCGGGAATTATGCTTAGTTTAAACAATTCGGTACTTCAGCTCGCCATGGCTGTCGGTGCTGGAATTGGGGGCATTGCCGTAGAGCAAGTATCACTGACGTTCGTCACCTGGGTTGCGGCTGCAGGAATTGCTTTTGCGATTTGGGCAGTCATCTTATCTCGCAGAAATGCCAGATCTGAAAAATCCATTCAGATGACCGGGCAGCAATCGACTTGACACAGGAGGTCTTTATAAATGAAGTATCCAAAAGTTTGGTTCATTACAGGATCATCTAAAGGTTTAGGGCTCACCCTCACACAAAAACTTTTGGCAGAGGGATATCGGGTTGCTGCAACGTCAAGAAGCCTCGATGCGCTAAAAACAGCCGTAGGTACCGAAGAAACAGATTATTTCCTGCCGTTGCAGGTTGACCTTGCCCAAGAGCAAGATGTTCAAACGGCCATCAGATCTGTCATTAGCAAATTTGGCCATTTGGACGTTGTCGTTAATAACGCAGGCTATGGGCAGCAAGGAACGTTTGAATCGTTGACTGATCAAGAGATACGCACTCATTTCGACATTAACGTATTTAGCATTTTTAACGTATTGCGTCATGCTATTCCACATCTTCGAAAGGCCGGCTCAGGCCACATCTTTAATATTTCCTCCATTGGCGGCTTTAAAGGCGGCTATTCCGGTTGGGGCAGCTACTCGGCTACCAAATTTGCAGTATCCGGTCTTACAGAGGCTTTGGCTGCGGAGGTGAATCCGTTTGGGATATCGGCCACCGTTGTTTATCCCGGTGCTTTCCGTACCAACTTCCTAACCAAAGAATCATTGGCAATCTCTCCAAATCCAATCAGCGCGTATACGAAAGCTCAGGCTTCCATTGATCGCTATCTTGAATTGTCAGGTAAACAGCAGGGCGATCCCGAAAAAGCGGCTGACGTTTTGATACAAGCGGCCGCAACTTCCAATCCTCCGCTGCATCTTTTTTTAGGGCCCGATGCTTATGCAGCGGCAAATGAAAAAATAAAGAGTGTGATTCATGACTTGGAAAAGCACAAGGATGTAACGCTTTCTACCTCGTTTAAAGAATAATGCATGGAGCAGTGATTTTAGACTCATTGCAGCCAACATGGCAGCGCCTTGTTGTATCTCTTTAGCATCGAGCTTGAGATATCCGGCATCACGATCCCCTATCTGCATGAGAACAGCCTGCCCGCCATGATTCGGACCAGTGACGATTGACCGACGTATCTCCTCGCAGCATAGCCACAGACGAGTCCTGCGCCATTACCGGCAGGCTCGTCTTGCTTTTTACAGGACCATTGCTTAATTACAAAAACAGGCTCAAAGCTGGCTTCTTACGCATAAGGAGCAATGAAATGCATCGTAAGGACTACCAACGACCAGATAAAATAATTCCCCTCCGATAGCTCTTTAAGAGTATTATTCCCACTATTCTTTCTTCGGATAAAGCTCAACTGCAACTTTTTGACTACTATCAAGATTCACCCGAGACAGACCGTTCTCGCCAGAGTATACGAACCAGTTATCGACAAGTTTATATATAAAGTATTTGTCTAACCGGCCAACTTTCAGCATTTCTTCAGCGGAGTTTAAGTCTAGGTTCATATGTAAAAATTTGAAATGGAATATAATCGTGGTAACCAATTTTTAGATGAAGGAGATATCTAAATGAAGCCCGTTATAAAGCCATTTCATTCTAAGTTTAGGTTTAAGCTCGGCTCAGTCCGAAACAAATTAGTTATTTCGTTCATGCTTATTCTGTTGCTGCCTAGCTTAGCAATTGGAGGTTTTTCTTACATAACCGCAAAGAATAAAGTGGATGATCAGCTCCAAAGCATGGCCACAACCGACATTTCTCTTGTTAGCAAATTGGTCGATCAATACATACAAGTAAAGATTGCTGATGTAAATACATTGTCACAGCAGCTGTCGAATGACTCGGCTGGCGAGCAGCTGAATGTGTATGCGCAGAACCACCCCGAGGTTGAAGCCGTCACACTTGTTGAAAGTAGCGGGGATTATCTCTATGCACCCAGCAGTCTGAAGCTTGCCCCGGATTATAATCCGAAGGAAAGTACATTGTACACACAAGCTATTCAGAGTGAGGATCAGGTCGTAATTACGGAGCCGTATACTTCGACGGAAACGGGAAATACGGTTGTTGCTATAACGAAGGCCGCGAGTAACGGGCAGTCGGTAGTCGCTGTCGTGCTCAATTTGGAAGGGCTAAAGCAAAGCGTCAGTGATATAAAGATTGGAGAGAATGGCTTTATTATTATACTTAGCTCCGATGGATTCGGCGTTGTTCCTCCTCCTTGGGGAGTTGGAGAAGCACCAGAAGGAACGAATAGTGCCGCTGCTACAGCTAATACACTCGAGGAAACAGCAGCTGAAACGACAGATCAACCACCGGCAATGTTCAGCGACCAGTCAGGCCAAATTGAACAGGTATCTCCAGATGGGGATACTCGGCGTTTGATCTACATTACGAATTCATTAACAGGTTGGAAAATTGCAGGCGATCGCTCTCCAAGTGAAGTTACACGTACAGCGGCTCCTATTCTAAACAATACGCTGCTCGTAATTGTGTTGTTTACGCTAATCGGATCATGCCTAATGTTCTTCATCGTACGTTCAATTACCAAGCCTTTGAGAGCTCTAACCGATACATCACGAATCATTAGTCGGGGAGACCTGAGCCAGCGAGTGGACGTTAAGTCGAAGGGTGAGTTTGGTGAGCTTAGCGCTACCTTTAATCTAATGGTCGATTCGCTTAAA from the Paenibacillus sp. BIHB 4019 genome contains:
- a CDS encoding Atu4866 domain-containing protein; the protein is MEKKNIVEQQFYVGMWVTQNGYIRHELLPDGRYDEARGNRKSAYQGSYTIKGDHIDYVDDTGFTADGDFRDGILYHGGMIFYREK
- a CDS encoding SDR family NAD(P)-dependent oxidoreductase codes for the protein MKYPKVWFITGSSKGLGLTLTQKLLAEGYRVAATSRSLDALKTAVGTEETDYFLPLQVDLAQEQDVQTAIRSVISKFGHLDVVVNNAGYGQQGTFESLTDQEIRTHFDINVFSIFNVLRHAIPHLRKAGSGHIFNISSIGGFKGGYSGWGSYSATKFAVSGLTEALAAEVNPFGISATVVYPGAFRTNFLTKESLAISPNPISAYTKAQASIDRYLELSGKQQGDPEKAADVLIQAAATSNPPLHLFLGPDAYAAANEKIKSVIHDLEKHKDVTLSTSFKE
- a CDS encoding AraC family transcriptional regulator produces the protein MTLDGEIIRQQKELAYVIDHYSEGTHSTAITSLKFIRSNGESQPVYSIYNPSLCIVAQGSKLIMLGQESYQYNPASYLVASVHLPITGQIIQASPQHPYLSLQLDFNTEQIVDMLKEFHFEWNHKEGSSRGLMVSKTSPSLLDAVLRLVRLLDTPQDIPVLAPLIIREILYRILKDEQRASILQFAVSGSSAQRIAKVITLINRDYAKPLRIDELATAASMSASSLHTHFKEVTAMSPMQYQKQVRLQEARRLLLSDIPEAANAGFQVGYDSPSQFSREYARMFGLPPLSDIKRLRDSLSLRDS
- a CDS encoding methyl-accepting chemotaxis protein encodes the protein MATTDISLVSKLVDQYIQVKIADVNTLSQQLSNDSAGEQLNVYAQNHPEVEAVTLVESSGDYLYAPSSLKLAPDYNPKESTLYTQAIQSEDQVVITEPYTSTETGNTVVAITKAASNGQSVVAVVLNLEGLKQSVSDIKIGENGFIIILSSDGFGVVPPPWGVGEAPEGTNSAAATANTLEETAAETTDQPPAMFSDQSGQIEQVSPDGDTRRLIYITNSLTGWKIAGDRSPSEVTRTAAPILNNTLLVIVLFTLIGSCLMFFIVRSITKPLRALTDTSRIISRGDLSQRVDVKSKGEFGELSATFNLMVDSLKTVLSEVGHSATQLAASSEQLSASAGQTAAATEHIAGAIEQMADGANEQVSLVDESAHTIDGVSGKIQQIVERAHTAAAMTEQVSLKSTEGGQAIQSAVKQMSSINGSVDGLSNVISHLVHTSTEIGQIIEAISSISQQTNLLALNAAIEAARAGEQGRGFAVVAGEVRKLAEQSTQSTEKVAALIVAIREEISEVENSMRVTTNEVSVGMKVVQLAGRLFADIESSVGEVDSQVREVTGTAEQISTGASQVVKAIRDISHVSQSTAAGAQTVSAATQQQLASMEDISSSSSRLTRMAVDLQAIVDKFKL
- a CDS encoding MFS transporter, with translation MSSTLKIYTLAILSFLVGTSEYIIAGILDKIAESMGVSVVTAGQLITVFSLAYAFGAPFVMAMTVRMERRKLMLYALFFFVIGNGLAYVLQGYELLIISRVIMGVSAGVTVVSALTIAAKVALPGKQGSALAAVLMGFTASLIFGVPIGRVIASAYDWKAVFGGIALVGLLSIIIISLTIPRIEGEEPVPLRKQLALLKQPKMVIALSVTFFWIVGYSIFYSYISPLLITVTGMSDSTLSTVLFVIGIASLIGSRFGGFATDKWGIHRALFGGLSINGIALIMIALTIYSPAILIPMLIVWSFAVWALGPPQQLHLIALAPDSAGIMLSLNNSVLQLAMAVGAGIGGIAVEQVSLTFVTWVAAAGIAFAIWAVILSRRNARSEKSIQMTGQQST